The nucleotide window CTACGGTACAGTAACCGGTGTTGATACCCATACGAACTTGTAATGGCTTTTTGATACCTTGGTTAAACCATTCTTGTTGCATGGATTTGATACGTTTTTTCATGGCGATCGCCATGGCAACACAGCGTGTTGCGTCATCTTTTACGCCTTTGCTTGCACTATCACCAAAAAGAACCATGATTCCATCGCCCATGAACTTATCGATAGTGCCGCCATAATGGGCAACAATTTTCGACATCTCGGTCAGGTAGTGATTGAGTAATTCGGTCAATGCTTCCGCTTCAATTTCTTCGGACAATTGACTGAAGTCTTTGATGTCTGAAAAAAACACGCTGATGCGTTTACGTTCGGCTTGCAGGTTTTTATCGTCGCCACGATTAATGGCTTGCCAGACGGTAGGTGGTAGGTAGCGAGATAACTTATAAGCGCGGATCTTGTGCCATTTTTGCTCATTTTCGAGCTGCTTTTGACTGAGCATCAATTTGTGAAAGCGTTGATGCATGTAAATCGCGTAAACTAAAAAATAAGTTGCCACACCAATCAAGCTTGCGGCGCTTATCTGAATGCTGCTGGAAAGCACAAGTTGCGGTTTGTGTATGATCAAACTCAGGAGCACACCTACAGCAAAGGCGCTGTTGTCCTCCATCAACTTACGTGCACCGCCACTGATTAATGCGTTGAATTGGATCATCGTCAAGAACATGATGCAGGGTAGGATGCTGAAATCCGTCAGGCTTAGTACGATACCAATAAGGGCTGCATCTACATGGGATAGCCAGCGATTGATGCGGCTCATCAATTCCGGGATTTGTTTGCGGGTGAAATGATAAGTGGCGTAGGCGTATATCAATAAAAAGACAATCACACCCATGTGGGTGATGCTGGGGTTGTCCCAGTCAATAAAGGAAGCGAGCGTGCCGGATGCGGCAAAACAGATAAGTGCGCGAAAGTAATACTGTTGTATCGGTGATTCTGTTTGCAGCGGCTGACTTTCAGTCTTACTGTTCATTGGACTAAAACCTTGTTGTTATCAGTCAGTAAGTCAATCCCTACAATATTATTAATGCTTGCCCCAAGCCAGTGAATTAAACGGGTTTTTGGTGCAAATGTCCACTTGTTGGTGGTGCGCTGCCTCTTTTTCCAGTTGCTTATTATTTAAATTTCAATTCAAGGTATTTTTCTTCCAATTCGGTATATTGCTTGCGTAGCTCAGCAAATTCATCCTGAATTTTTTGGATGCTTGCCGGGTTGCTCTCGGTGCTTTCCGATTTTTGTTCAAGGTCGCTTTTTAGCTGATCATTTTCTTTTTCTAGGTCTTCCAGATTGCCCAGCAGTTCTTTGCTTTCTTGGGTAAAGCTCTGCAGGGTTTTTTTGATGCGTTGGTTTTCCTCCTCCAACAAGTGGTCTTTACCTAATAATTTTGCCTGCTCTGCTATTTGTTCGTGAGCCTTGTTCAGTTCTTCCTCTAACAATTGGACACAGGTATCGGATTCCTGCACAAAGCGTATCTGCCGTTGCAGCTGCTGTTCAAGCTCCTTGATGACTTGTTCTTTTTCTTCCGCACTTTCTGCTGTTTCCAGCTGGCGCTGCAGATTGTTGATGATGCGATATTGATCTGCCGCAACATTGCGCAGTTTCATAATTTCTTCGGCTGCACGGGGATCCTGACGTATGATGTTGATAGTCTTGTTTTCTACCGGTTGGCCAGTGAGGGCAGAGTTAGTGGATTGTATGTAGTGGCTAATATCGTTATAGCTGTTGCTGTATTGCCCTAATAACAGCTCATATTGCTCGCGGTCTGCGACACTATCGGCCATAGCGTACAGCTCATTGTAATAACCCTGAGCATTGGCTTGGGCTTCATTCCAGCGCTTCTCTAGATCAAAAAATAGCTTCTTGAATTTTTCCAGATTTTCTACCCGTTTTTTATACATCTCCAGTTCTTCGTTATTCTCGCTTGTGTATGACTCGGTGGGCTCGATTGTTGTTGGCAATAGTGGTTCGAGCGTCTCCCGAAAAATATTCCAATAACCTTCACTTCCCTGTACTTCGGTGGTACCTAATTCTTCTGCGCGCAGGAAGGCATAACGCAATGCGACAATACGCTGGTTAACGGGTTGGTCTGATGGTTGGAAATTGGCAATTTCCTGGCGGGGGGCNNNNNNNNNNGTTTTTAAAACCCTATTGATTAAAAGTTGGGCATGGCATTACACATAAGTATAGCATTGAAAAAACTGGCGCAAGAATTTGCGCTTTGGATGACCTGTACCCACATAAGATAAGCGCTAAGTGCTTGTTTCCACTCTGATAAAAAAAGAAGTAAAAGTGTTGACACGAACGGGGGCGATCCCTAGAATGCGCCCCACTTCTGACGCAGACACTCGTTTGAAAAAACAAGCTAAGCACAGATGGTCCGGGTCCCCTTCGTCTAGTGGCCTAGGACACCGCCCTTTCACGGCGGTAACAGGGGTTCGAGTCCCCTAGGGGACGCCACGTTTAGCGGGAATAGCTCAGTTGGTAGAGCATAACCTTGCCAAGGTTAGGGTCGCGAGTTCGAGTCTCGTTTCCCGCTCCAACTTCTCTCACCAAGGGAAGTTAAAGTAGTAAGTAATACGTTTTAATCTGTTAGTGAAGTACGTTTTATTGTTGTCATCTAGGCAGCTTTCAAAATGTCCCCTTCGTCTAGTGGCCTAGGACACCGCCCTTTCACGGCGGTAACAGGGGTTCGAGTCCCCTAGGGGACGCCACATTTAGCGGGAATAGCTCAGTTGGTAGAGCATAACCTTGCCAAGGTTAGGGTCGCGAGTTCGAGTCTCGTTTCCCGCTCCAGTTTTACGCAATCCATTTCTAGTTTCATCAGTAGTTATACTGACCAGTAAAAATCTCTCTGGATATAATTTGCCCATTTGGGCGATAACGCACTCCTTTGCGTTTACTCTCTTTTTAATGCATACCCATCGATTTTGCGCGTGCTTCCTTGTAGCTGAAAGGTGTGTTTTGCTGTTTTGCATCTTCGCGTTGCTCATCCAGTCGCTGAAAAACAGCAATTTCCTCATCTGGCATGTAATGTAAGCAGTCGCCGCCAAAAAACCAGAGTAGGTCGCGATACAGTAGCGGCATCAGGTGTGGGTAGCTGCCGACAACACGGCACATCAATACTTGGCCCTGCTCTAAAAAACCAGTCCCCTGTGGTTGTTTCAATAAAAGTTCGAGTGCAGCGAGAAATTCCTGATCGTCTTCGCTGGAGAACTCAGTGTTAAATGGTGGTAATTGCTGGATCTGCGTACTGAAGGCGGTGAGTAACTCCAGATGATATGTGTAATACTCTTTATCATAAATAGATGGTTCTGAACTTGAAATCGACATGTTGCGCCCTGATCTGGTGGTAGATTTTCTGACCTTCATTCATTTCTGCGAGGGGTTATGACTCCGGCACTCTCACTAAGAAACCTGCGTAAAGTTTACAACGAAAAATTCGAAGCCCTAAAAGGTATTTCACTCGATGTGATGCCTGGCGATTTTTTTGCCATGCTCGGCCCTAACGGTGCAGGCAAATCCACCACCATTGGGATTATCAGTTCCCTGGTGCGCAAAACATCGGGAACGGTTGAGGTATTTGGTAAAAATATCGATACCGATTTTTCCGGAGCAAAAAAATACTTGGGCGTGGTTCCGCAAGAGTTTAATTTTAGTATGTTTGAGAAAGTGGAAGATATAGTGCTGCAACAGGCGGGCTACTATGGTTTGCCACGTAAACAAGCCGAGCTGCAAACCGAAAAATATTTGAAACAACTGAGTTTGTGGGATAAGCGTCATACACCTGCGCGCATGCTATCGGGCGGCATGAAGCGGCGCTTGATGATCGCGCGTGCGCTGGTTCATGAGCCGCAATTGTTGATTCTCGATGAGCCAACAGCAGGTGTTGATATTGAATTGCGTCGTTCCATGTGGGATTTTTTGCGCGAAATTAATGCTGCCGGAACCACTATTATTTTAACAACACACTATTTGGAAGAGGCCGAAAGCCTCTGCCGCAATGTGGCGATTATTGATCGCGGAACGCTTGTGCAAAACACCAGTATTAAAAATTTGTTGCAGCAGTTGAACAAAGAAACTTTCATTTTTGATGTAAAGGGGCATTTACAATCCTTGCCTCACTTGAATGGGCATCATGTTACACCAATTGATAATCATTCATTTGAGTTGGAGGTAGAAAAAGGGCAATCATTAAATGCGGTGTTTTCACAGTTGACTGAGCAGCAAATCGAAGTTGTCAGTATGCGCAATAAAGCCAATCGACTCGAAGAGATGTTTGTCGCTATGGTAAGTGCTAATAAAAATGAGGTGCAATCATGACCGTCAGTGAGCAGTGGATTGCATTTCTTACTATTTTACGTAAAGAGATAAAGCGCTTTACGCGCATCTGGATTCAAACATTGCTGCCCCCGGCGATCACAATGATTTTGTATTTCGTGATTTTCGGTAAGTTAATCGGCAGTCGTATAGGAGAGATGGGAGGCTTCAGCTACATAGAGTTTGTTGCTCCCGGATTGATCATGATGGCGGTGATCACCAATGCTTATGCCAATGTGTCATCGTCATTTTTTAGTGCAAAGTTTCAGCGCAGTATTGAAGAATTGTTGGTGTCGCCTACGCCTAATTATATTATTTTGCTG belongs to Cellvibrio sp. pealriver and includes:
- a CDS encoding ABC transporter ATP-binding protein, translating into MTPALSLRNLRKVYNEKFEALKGISLDVMPGDFFAMLGPNGAGKSTTIGIISSLVRKTSGTVEVFGKNIDTDFSGAKKYLGVVPQEFNFSMFEKVEDIVLQQAGYYGLPRKQAELQTEKYLKQLSLWDKRHTPARMLSGGMKRRLMIARALVHEPQLLILDEPTAGVDIELRRSMWDFLREINAAGTTIILTTHYLEEAESLCRNVAIIDRGTLVQNTSIKNLLQQLNKETFIFDVKGHLQSLPHLNGHHVTPIDNHSFELEVEKGQSLNAVFSQLTEQQIEVVSMRNKANRLEEMFVAMVSANKNEVQS
- a CDS encoding PA2817 family protein, translating into MSISSSEPSIYDKEYYTYHLELLTAFSTQIQQLPPFNTEFSSEDDQEFLAALELLLKQPQGTGFLEQGQVLMCRVVGSYPHLMPLLYRDLLWFFGGDCLHYMPDEEIAVFQRLDEQREDAKQQNTPFSYKEARAKSMGMH
- a CDS encoding adenylate/guanylate cyclase domain-containing protein, with amino-acid sequence MNSKTESQPLQTESPIQQYYFRALICFAASGTLASFIDWDNPSITHMGVIVFLLIYAYATYHFTRKQIPELMSRINRWLSHVDAALIGIVLSLTDFSILPCIMFLTMIQFNALISGGARKLMEDNSAFAVGVLLSLIIHKPQLVLSSSIQISAASLIGVATYFLVYAIYMHQRFHKLMLSQKQLENEQKWHKIRAYKLSRYLPPTVWQAINRGDDKNLQAERKRISVFFSDIKDFSQLSEEIEAEALTELLNHYLTEMSKIVAHYGGTIDKFMGDGIMVLFGDSASKGVKDDATRCVAMAIAMKKRIKSMQQEWFNQGIKKPLQVRMGINTGYCTVGTFGTSNHLDYTVLGTQVNLASRLESAAEPDEILISHETWSLVKDTVMCRDKGEIQVKGFSMPVKVYQVADLRKEMGKNQSYFEDRAEGFSMYLDMEKVRNYDKQKVIESLEKAAARLKDKVII